A single Candidatus Diapherotrites archaeon DNA region contains:
- a CDS encoding AMP phosphorylase, producing the protein MAYMQKMKAKLFDIEAGKYISVIHECDAKQLAVFPLDRVEIFNPRTRKKIVTVVDLTDSVVKENEIGLFEDVRKIIGAKAKDVLHVSAVPQPESVKLIKKKMDKQALTEKEIMEVVKDLSENKLSEIEASAFVSAIYINGFSLGETISMTKALVKDGERLRLEREPVVDKHSIGGVNGRTTMILVPIIASQGLYIPKTSSRSITSSAGTADAMEILSNVCLSLEQIKKITEKLGGVIAWGGALDLAPADDKIIKIEHPLSLDPNGQVIASVMGKKASVGARYVVIDIPVGPHTKVKTREKAEAMAKKFIEVGKNLGMKVEVVLTDGSKPCGKAFGPALEARLVMEILEGKVFDELAEKACDLSGILLELAGKERKGMGAIKAKEILKNGKALKKMQEIIRAQGGKILSSDQIKLSPLKKKILSEKEGEISSINVKILNEVARIAGAPADKKAGVMLKAEDGQKIKVNDVLYEIYAENRRKLELAAKYAQKNNAIELQEIILEEIK; encoded by the coding sequence ATGGCTTACATGCAAAAAATGAAGGCAAAACTCTTCGACATAGAGGCAGGCAAATACATTTCAGTAATCCATGAATGCGACGCAAAACAATTAGCTGTATTCCCCCTGGACAGAGTGGAGATATTCAATCCAAGGACAAGGAAAAAAATAGTTACAGTAGTAGACCTCACTGATTCTGTAGTAAAAGAGAACGAAATAGGATTATTTGAAGACGTAAGAAAAATAATTGGAGCAAAAGCAAAAGATGTTCTCCATGTAAGTGCTGTTCCCCAGCCTGAAAGCGTCAAATTAATAAAGAAAAAAATGGACAAGCAGGCACTAACAGAAAAAGAGATAATGGAGGTAGTGAAAGACTTAAGCGAGAACAAGCTGAGCGAGATAGAGGCAAGCGCTTTTGTTTCAGCAATATACATTAATGGATTCAGCTTGGGAGAAACAATTTCAATGACCAAAGCATTAGTGAAAGACGGGGAAAGACTGCGCTTAGAGAGAGAGCCAGTTGTAGACAAGCACTCAATTGGAGGAGTGAACGGGAGAACCACAATGATTTTGGTGCCAATAATTGCATCCCAAGGGCTTTACATCCCGAAAACATCCTCCCGCTCAATAACCTCTTCTGCAGGAACAGCAGACGCAATGGAAATCCTTTCAAATGTCTGCCTTTCATTAGAGCAAATAAAAAAAATTACTGAAAAATTAGGGGGGGTAATTGCATGGGGAGGGGCATTAGACCTGGCTCCAGCAGACGACAAAATAATCAAAATCGAGCATCCTTTAAGCCTGGACCCTAATGGTCAAGTGATTGCATCAGTAATGGGAAAAAAGGCAAGCGTAGGAGCAAGATATGTTGTAATAGACATTCCTGTAGGGCCTCACACCAAAGTAAAAACAAGAGAGAAAGCAGAGGCAATGGCAAAAAAATTCATTGAAGTGGGAAAAAATCTTGGAATGAAGGTTGAGGTTGTCCTCACAGACGGAAGCAAGCCGTGCGGCAAAGCATTCGGCCCAGCATTAGAAGCAAGGCTTGTAATGGAAATACTTGAAGGAAAAGTCTTTGATGAACTGGCAGAAAAAGCCTGCGACCTCTCAGGCATTCTATTAGAGCTAGCAGGAAAAGAAAGGAAGGGAATGGGAGCAATAAAAGCAAAAGAAATCCTCAAGAACGGGAAAGCACTCAAGAAAATGCAGGAAATAATCAGAGCCCAAGGAGGAAAAATCCTGTCTTCAGACCAAATAAAATTAAGCCCTTTAAAAAAGAAAATTCTCTCAGAAAAAGAAGGAGAAATAAGCAGCATTAACGTGAAGATACTGAACGAGGTTGCAAGGATTGCTGGAGCTCCAGCAGACAAGAAGGCAGGCGTAATGCTCAAGGCAGAAGACGGTCAAAAAATCAAAGTGAATGACGTTCTATACGAAATCTACGCAGAAAACAGAAGGAAACTGGAATTAGCAGCAAAATACGCCCAAAAAAACAATGCCATTGAATTGCAGGAAATCATCCTAGAAGAAATAAAATAA